One segment of Macaca fascicularis isolate 582-1 chromosome 2, T2T-MFA8v1.1 DNA contains the following:
- the CYP8B1 gene encoding 7-alpha-hydroxycholest-4-en-3-one 12-alpha-hydroxylase, with the protein MVLWGPVLGALLVVIAGYLCLPGMLRQRRPREPPLDKGTVPWLGYAMAFRKNMFEFLKRMRSKHGDVFTVQLGGQYFTFVMDPLSFGPILKDTQRKLDFGQYAKKLVLKVFGYRSVQGDHEMIHSASTKHLRGDGLKDLNETMLDSLSFVMLKSKGWSLDASCWHEDSLFHFCYYILFTAGYLSLFGYTKDKEQDLLQAGELFVEFRKFDLLFPRFVYSLLWPQEWLEVGRLQRLFHKMLSVSHSQEKEGISNWLCNMLQFLREQGVPSAMQDKFNFMMLWASQGNTGPTSFWALLFLLKHPEAIRAVRQEATQVLGEARLETKQSFAFKLSALQHTPVLDSVVEETLRLRAAPTLLRLVHEDYTLKMASGQEYLFRRGDILALFPYLSVHVDPDIHPEPTIFKYDRFLNPNGSRKVDFFKAGKKIHHYTMPWGSGVSICPGRFFALSEVKLFILLMVTHFDLELVDPDTPLPHVDPQRWGFGTMQPSHDVRFRYRLRPIV; encoded by the coding sequence ATGGTGCTCTGGGGTCCAGTGCTGGGAGCTCTGCTGGTGGTCATTGCTGGATACCTGTGCCTGCCAGGGATGCTCCGACAACGTAGGCCACGGGAGCCCCCTCTGGACAAGGGTACTGTGCCCTGGCTTGGCTATGCCATGGCTTTCCGGAAGAATATGTTTGAATTTCTGAAGCGCATGAGGAGCAAGCATGGGGATGTGTTCACAGTGCAGCTAGGGGGCCAGTACTTCACCTTTGTCATGGACCCCCTCTCCTTTGGCCCCATCCTCAAGGACACACAGAGAAAACTAGACTTTGGGCAATATGCAAAAAAACTGGTGCTGAAGGTATTTGGATACCGTTCAGTGCAAGGGGACCATGAGATGATACACTCAGCCAGCACCAAGCATCTGAGGGGGGATGGCTTGAAGGATCTTAATGAGACCATGCTGGACAGCCTGTCCTTTGTAATGCTGAAGTCGAAAGGCTGGAGTCTGGATGCCAGTTGCTGGCATGAGGACAGCCTCTTTCACTTCTGCTATTATATCTTGTTCACAGCTGGCTACCTGAGCTTGTTCGGCTACACGAAGGACAAGGAGCAGGACCTGCTACAGGCAGGAGAGTTATTCGTGGAGTTCCGCAAGTTTGACCTTCTTTTCCCCAGGTTTGTCTACTCCCTGCTGTGGCCCCAAGAGTGGCTAGAAGTGGGCCGACTCCAGCGTCTCTTTCACAAGATGCTCTCCGTGAGCCACAGCCAGGAGAAGGAGGGCATCAGCAACTGGCTGTGCAACATGCTTCAGTTTCTGAGGGAGCAGGGGGTACCCTCAGCTATGCAGGACAAGTTCAACTTCATGATGCTGTGGGCCTCCCAGGGGAACACGGGGCCCACCTCTTTCTGGGCCCTCTTGTTCCTCCTGAAGCACCCAGAAGCTATTCGGGCTGTGAGGCAGGAAGCTACCCAGGTCCTGGGTGAGGCCAGACTGGAGACCAAGCAGTCCTTTGCCTTCAAACTCAGTGCCCTGCAACACACCCCAGTTCTGGACAGTGTGGTAGAGGAGACACTGAGGCTGAGGGCTGCACCCACCCTCCTCAGGTTGGTTCATGAAGACTATACCCTGAAGATGGCCAGTGGGCAGGAGTATCTGTTCCGCCGTGGAGACATCCTGGCCCTCTTTCCCTACCTCTCAGTGCACGTGGACCCTGACATCCACCCGGAGCCCACTATCTTCAAGTACGATCGCTTCCTCAACCCTAATGGCAGCCGGAAAGTGGACTTCTTCAAGGCAGGCAAGAAGATCCACCACTACACCATGCCCTGGGGTTCGGGCGTTTCCATCTGCCCTGGGAGGTTCTTCGCACTCAGTGAGGTGAAGCTCTTTATCCTGCTTATGGTCACACACTTTGACTTAGAGTTGGTGGACCCTGACACACCACTACCCCATGTTGACCCGCAGCGCTGGGGTTTTGGCACCATGCAGCCCAGCCATGATGTGCGCTTCCGCTACCGCCTGCGTCCTATAGTGTGA